Genomic DNA from Abyssisolibacter fermentans:
AAACTTCCCTAGGATGAACTATTGATGAGTTTAAATCTCCAATTGATATATTTTCCATGCTTATTATTTGATTTTTCGTATCTAAAAGTAAAACTCTAAAATGTTCTTTTTTAAGATGTCTCATATTTTCCATTAAAAGATTCGACACATCATCAGGTGAACATATTTTATATTTGTAAGTACTAGAACAAGAAACTGTTCTCTTACCTAATTCAACAGATGCTAATATCTGAGCAGCTTTACATTTTCCTATTCCTTCAATAGTCATCAATTCTTGTAATGAGCAATCATTTAAAAAAGCTAGTCCTATTTTGTCTAGTGCCAAAATGCCTTGCGCTAAATCCAAGGCAGATTTTTTCTTGCTTCCTGTCCTGATTATGATTGCAATAAGCTCTGAATTAGATAAAGTATGACATCCATATTTATATAATTTTTCTCTCGGTCTTTCATCA
This window encodes:
- the radC gene encoding RadC family protein, which translates into the protein MSENVKYAIKDLPIDERPREKLYKYGCHTLSNSELIAIIIRTGSKKKSALDLAQGILALDKIGLAFLNDCSLQELMTIEGIGKCKAAQILASVELGKRTVSCSSTYKYKICSPDDVSNLLMENMRHLKKEHFRVLLLDTKNQIISMENISIGDLNSSIVHPREVFKMAIKKSSASMILVHNHPSGDPKPSKEDVSITNRLIECGKILGINVLDHVIIGNGRYISFKEKGLL